One window from the genome of Rariglobus hedericola encodes:
- a CDS encoding SGNH/GDSL hydrolase family protein has protein sequence MARLTPLIIALGLTWTTLHAIEPAIASLPDSAEIVSRSVVAEGDLSRLKAVLAKAQRGEPVTLGFIGGSITQGAIATKPANRYVNRVADWWKTTFPHTRFTLVNAGIGATNSLYGSLRAQRDLLSRSPDFVVVDFAVNDKAGPELAESYEGLVRQILKQPQAPAVVLLFMSRNDGINAQEWQEKIGSHYQLPMISYRNAFWPELQSGRVQWSQIGADYIHPNNQGHASTATFITTLLEKGRVSVPVDAASSPVSPTLPSPVLSDAFERTTLLEAADLQPLNNEGWTYMPEKKAWVSSTPGSVIEFKISGTRIFLMDYHINGPMGKVRVQVDKLPPVTRDGWFEKTWGGYRETLTLVQDIPAGPHRVRFELLEEAHPQSTGHEFQILGLGATGLTGSHSTEQAP, from the coding sequence TTGGCCAGACTCACCCCCTTGATCATCGCGCTCGGCCTTACGTGGACCACACTCCACGCGATTGAGCCCGCGATCGCTTCCCTCCCCGACTCTGCGGAGATCGTTTCGCGGTCAGTGGTCGCCGAGGGCGATCTCTCCCGGCTGAAAGCGGTGCTCGCCAAAGCGCAGCGCGGCGAACCGGTGACTCTCGGCTTTATCGGCGGCTCCATCACCCAAGGCGCGATCGCCACCAAACCAGCAAACCGCTATGTCAACCGCGTGGCCGACTGGTGGAAAACAACCTTTCCCCACACCCGGTTCACCCTCGTCAACGCCGGCATCGGCGCCACGAATTCGCTCTACGGGAGTCTGCGCGCTCAACGCGACTTGCTCTCGCGGTCCCCCGACTTCGTCGTGGTTGACTTCGCAGTGAACGACAAGGCTGGACCGGAACTCGCCGAAAGTTACGAAGGCTTGGTGCGCCAGATTTTGAAGCAACCGCAAGCGCCCGCGGTGGTGCTGCTTTTCATGTCGCGCAACGACGGAATCAACGCGCAGGAATGGCAGGAAAAAATCGGCAGCCACTACCAACTGCCGATGATCAGTTATCGGAATGCCTTCTGGCCCGAGCTCCAATCGGGCCGTGTGCAGTGGTCGCAGATCGGTGCGGATTACATCCATCCCAACAATCAAGGCCATGCCAGCACCGCCACGTTCATCACGACATTGCTGGAAAAAGGCCGCGTATCCGTCCCGGTGGACGCGGCTTCATCCCCCGTCTCGCCGACACTTCCCTCCCCCGTGTTGAGCGATGCGTTTGAACGAACCACGTTGCTCGAGGCCGCCGATCTTCAGCCGCTCAACAACGAGGGCTGGACTTACATGCCGGAAAAAAAGGCCTGGGTTAGTTCAACGCCCGGAAGCGTGATCGAGTTCAAAATCAGTGGCACCCGCATTTTCCTGATGGATTATCACATTAACGGACCGATGGGGAAAGTTCGTGTGCAGGTGGATAAACTGCCGCCGGTCACGCGCGATGGCTGGTTCGAGAAAACCTGGGGCGGCTACCGCGAAACCCTCACGCTCGTCCAAGATATCCCCGCCGGCCCTCACCGGGTGCGGTTCGAACTCCTCGAAGAAGCCCACCCGCAAAGCACCGGACACGAGTTTCAGATACTGGGTCTAGGCGCGACCGGTCTTACCGGCTCCCACTCCACTGAACAGGCGCCCTAA
- a CDS encoding DUF1559 domain-containing protein, producing MKRKTPDGFTLVELLATIAIIGVLSGILIVVIGRARDKAKSTQCLSNLRQITLAMIAYTGENKGRLPAQQTTVDGQPFTWRARLLPYLGDNKSMEVFLCPADDIGRASISPPYDMAYITRTGVMPASYGPAVVWYYISSGTLPYPGAYTGEYRINTIAKPASTLFVTDTGRPANISLPPEQWTETSRFPTTQFSESVMPSVYYSNAWTAYPRHGGDKVNSAFFDGHAAVVSIQELRDNTPGNPNCLYWPYR from the coding sequence ATGAAACGGAAAACCCCCGACGGATTCACTCTCGTAGAACTCCTTGCGACCATAGCCATCATCGGAGTGCTCAGTGGAATCCTGATAGTGGTGATCGGTAGGGCGCGCGACAAAGCGAAATCCACCCAGTGCCTCAGTAACCTGCGTCAGATCACCTTGGCCATGATCGCCTATACGGGTGAAAACAAAGGCCGGCTGCCTGCTCAGCAGACCACGGTAGACGGCCAGCCGTTCACTTGGCGTGCACGACTGCTGCCGTATTTGGGCGATAACAAAAGCATGGAGGTCTTCCTTTGCCCTGCGGATGACATAGGCCGTGCATCGATATCCCCTCCTTACGATATGGCTTATATCACACGCACGGGTGTCATGCCTGCGTCTTATGGTCCTGCCGTAGTCTGGTATTATATCTCATCAGGCACGCTACCCTATCCCGGTGCCTACACCGGAGAATACAGAATCAACACAATCGCGAAACCGGCCAGCACTCTCTTCGTAACCGATACAGGCAGACCTGCAAATATCTCACTGCCGCCTGAACAGTGGACAGAAACCTCCCGATTCCCCACCACGCAATTTAGCGAATCGGTCATGCCCTCCGTTTACTATTCGAACGCTTGGACTGCTTATCCGAGACATGGAGGAGACAAGGTAAACAGTGCCTTTTTTGACGGCCATGCAGCTGTCGTCAGCATTCAGGAATTGCGCGACAATACCCCGGGCAATCCCAACTGCCTCTACTGGCCCTATCGTTGA
- a CDS encoding helix-turn-helix domain-containing protein, producing the protein MSGKYVTNLISEVNRLWIPQELTYGISDALNENDGKHGHSTYMPLGAAGGINTGLEVVTPQHRYRFDGMRPQARSKPPIGVFQYTLDGWGELETDGVTTPVGAEHALSVKVPSRHCYRSAQDCGRWSFFWMVFDHPYIIERLYAKPEMLNRVVNLPANSAPVRAAVGVLKIVWGKNADAFAVEQALYRWMLEMERWMFAQRHPEEPRQTLLDEVRRLTMAHIEEAVPVEWVAKQFGMSRTHFTHHFTRTTGLLPATFMREVRLHAAAGLLRDQNLSVKEVAARTGFADANHLCKTFRTQFHLSPGAYRHLRTQIPSPAAPAS; encoded by the coding sequence ATGAGTGGTAAATATGTGACAAATTTGATCTCCGAGGTTAACCGGCTCTGGATCCCGCAGGAGCTTACCTATGGCATTTCGGATGCGCTCAACGAGAATGATGGTAAGCACGGGCATTCCACCTATATGCCTCTGGGGGCCGCCGGTGGCATTAATACCGGACTTGAGGTCGTCACGCCGCAGCACCGCTATCGTTTTGACGGCATGCGTCCGCAGGCCAGGTCGAAGCCTCCCATCGGAGTATTTCAATATACGCTGGATGGTTGGGGAGAGTTGGAGACAGACGGCGTGACAACTCCGGTGGGGGCCGAACATGCCTTGAGTGTAAAGGTGCCTTCGCGGCACTGCTATCGGAGCGCGCAAGACTGCGGGCGCTGGAGTTTTTTTTGGATGGTCTTTGACCATCCCTACATAATTGAGCGGCTCTACGCGAAGCCCGAGATGCTCAATCGTGTGGTCAACTTGCCAGCGAACTCCGCGCCGGTGCGGGCTGCCGTGGGGGTGTTGAAAATTGTTTGGGGCAAGAATGCCGACGCGTTCGCCGTCGAGCAGGCGCTTTATCGATGGATGCTTGAGATGGAGCGATGGATGTTTGCGCAGCGTCATCCGGAGGAGCCGCGCCAGACCTTGCTGGATGAAGTGCGCCGCTTGACGATGGCGCACATTGAGGAAGCGGTGCCGGTCGAGTGGGTGGCGAAACAGTTCGGCATGAGTCGCACGCATTTCACGCATCACTTTACGCGGACTACGGGATTGTTGCCCGCCACGTTTATGCGCGAGGTCCGCTTGCATGCAGCGGCTGGCTTGCTGAGGGATCAGAATCTGTCGGTGAAGGAGGTTGCGGCGCGAACGGGTTTTGCCGACGCCAACCACCTCTGCAAAACGTTCCGGACCCAGTTCCATCTATCGCCCGGTGCCTATCGGCACCTGCGCACTCAAATCCCCTCCCCGGCGGCACCTGCTTCCTGA
- a CDS encoding HpcH/HpaI aldolase family protein produces the protein MNTSNQKITPRVPGFGAWLASGSPTVAELAAQCGFGWLLLDMEHGCLPEAELLTNLRAVSGYDVEVVVRVPTHEAGLIGRALDWGADAIMVPHVKTAEEAAALVRAMKYPPLGTRGFSPAVRAYGYGLRAKEAAGEARLFVQIESAEGVKNAEAIAGVAGVHVLFVGPADLKLSLSTIPEAPNYDDALDCVVHAAQRNRIEAGILIRDQADTAPLLKRGFTQVALGIDMAILSAGFLSLTKAGASA, from the coding sequence ATGAATACTTCGAATCAAAAAATAACGCCTCGCGTCCCCGGTTTCGGCGCCTGGCTTGCATCCGGCTCACCCACGGTGGCGGAGCTGGCCGCGCAATGCGGTTTCGGCTGGTTACTGCTCGACATGGAGCACGGATGTTTGCCGGAGGCCGAGCTGTTGACCAATCTGCGGGCGGTCAGCGGTTATGACGTCGAGGTCGTGGTGCGCGTGCCCACGCACGAAGCCGGATTGATTGGTCGTGCGCTGGATTGGGGGGCGGATGCGATCATGGTTCCGCATGTCAAAACCGCCGAGGAGGCGGCCGCGCTGGTCCGAGCCATGAAGTATCCGCCTCTCGGCACGCGCGGGTTTTCGCCTGCCGTGCGTGCCTACGGCTATGGCCTGCGAGCGAAGGAGGCCGCGGGCGAGGCACGTCTGTTTGTTCAGATAGAAAGTGCAGAAGGCGTCAAAAACGCGGAGGCCATCGCAGGTGTTGCGGGTGTGCATGTTTTGTTCGTCGGTCCGGCCGATTTGAAACTCAGCCTTTCAACGATACCGGAGGCGCCGAACTACGATGACGCGCTGGACTGCGTAGTGCACGCGGCTCAGCGGAATCGCATTGAAGCGGGCATACTCATCCGTGATCAGGCAGACACCGCGCCTTTGCTGAAGCGGGGGTTTACTCAAGTCGCGCTGGGTATCGACATGGCGATTTTGAGCGCCGGATTTTTGTCCTTAACCAAGGCGGGAGCGTCCGCATGA
- a CDS encoding sodium:proline symporter: MHLLDWAVILVPLIIILIVGIITQRQMKSVAHFVSGGRVGGRYLLAVARGEMQAGAVVFVAVWEMFAQSGFVPWWWGMITVPIGLVVAIFGFVIYRFRETKAMTLAEFFEMRYSRNFRSFTGILGVLAGVINFGIIPAVGARFIVYFMQFPQEIAFGSWTLPTYVPVMAVLLTISLTLTISGGLITLMVTDCLEGIFSQLIYIVLIVGVLWVVPWRDMAATIGDRPPNHSLVNPFDAWAVQDFNLWYILIGLFLSIYGTMAWQNSSAYNSAGATPHEARMGGLLSRWREMGKGAVIVLMALAALTFLQHADYGVAAESAHQAIAGIESAQIQKQMTIPVALSYLLPIGVKGALCAVLLMGIFGGDSTHLHSWGGILAQDVILPRLKKAPSPKEHITLLRRCITGVAIFAFLFGTFFRSTEYIVMWFMITTAMYVGGAGAAIIGGLYWKKGTTAGAWSALLAGAILSCGGIFAYKIWGDDFLSRALQSLGLPVPDFTLNGSQISFFTTLIAITLYIGVSLLTCRQDFPINKMLHRDELPLDSEGRPIIQKRPWTLGRIIGFDANFTKGDKWIAGGLFGWSILWLFVMLAGTAWNIIGYAGWMPGIKPWSNDLWLSYWHVTAIGLSIVMTVVTGIWFTWGGIHDIRALFRSLKTYKVDDSDNGTVKQHKPY; the protein is encoded by the coding sequence ATGCATCTCCTCGATTGGGCAGTCATCCTCGTCCCCCTGATCATTATCCTGATCGTGGGCATTATCACGCAGCGCCAAATGAAAAGCGTGGCCCATTTTGTTTCCGGTGGACGTGTAGGCGGGCGCTACCTGCTCGCCGTGGCCCGAGGCGAAATGCAAGCCGGCGCGGTCGTGTTCGTGGCGGTGTGGGAGATGTTCGCGCAGTCGGGTTTTGTGCCATGGTGGTGGGGCATGATCACGGTCCCTATCGGGCTCGTAGTGGCCATCTTCGGCTTTGTGATTTATCGTTTCCGCGAGACAAAGGCCATGACGCTGGCTGAGTTTTTTGAGATGCGTTACAGCCGCAATTTTCGCTCGTTTACGGGGATCCTCGGGGTGCTCGCGGGCGTGATCAACTTCGGTATCATCCCCGCCGTAGGTGCACGGTTCATCGTGTATTTCATGCAGTTTCCCCAAGAGATCGCCTTCGGATCTTGGACGCTTCCCACTTATGTTCCGGTCATGGCGGTTCTACTGACGATCAGCCTAACGCTCACGATTTCCGGAGGGCTTATCACCCTGATGGTCACGGACTGCCTTGAAGGTATTTTTTCCCAGTTGATCTACATCGTGCTAATCGTGGGCGTGCTCTGGGTCGTGCCATGGCGTGACATGGCGGCGACGATCGGAGATCGGCCGCCGAATCATTCGCTGGTCAATCCGTTCGATGCGTGGGCGGTGCAGGACTTCAATTTGTGGTATATCCTGATCGGCCTGTTTCTATCCATTTACGGAACGATGGCCTGGCAAAACTCCAGCGCCTATAATTCGGCCGGAGCCACGCCGCATGAGGCGCGCATGGGCGGACTGCTTAGTCGCTGGCGCGAAATGGGCAAAGGTGCCGTGATCGTGCTAATGGCATTGGCCGCGCTGACCTTCTTGCAGCACGCCGACTACGGAGTCGCCGCGGAGTCTGCCCATCAGGCGATTGCCGGCATCGAATCTGCGCAGATCCAAAAACAGATGACCATCCCGGTGGCGCTTTCCTACCTGCTGCCAATCGGCGTAAAAGGCGCGCTCTGTGCTGTGCTCCTTATGGGAATCTTCGGCGGCGATTCGACCCACCTACATTCGTGGGGCGGCATTCTCGCGCAGGATGTAATCCTGCCCCGCCTGAAAAAGGCCCCTTCGCCGAAAGAACACATCACCTTGTTACGCCGATGCATCACCGGGGTCGCAATCTTCGCATTCTTATTCGGCACTTTTTTCCGCTCAACGGAATACATCGTGATGTGGTTTATGATCACGACCGCCATGTATGTGGGCGGCGCTGGTGCGGCCATCATCGGTGGACTTTATTGGAAAAAAGGAACAACCGCTGGCGCTTGGTCTGCATTGCTGGCGGGTGCGATTCTTTCCTGCGGCGGGATTTTCGCTTACAAGATTTGGGGCGACGACTTTCTTTCGCGCGCCCTGCAATCGCTGGGCTTGCCCGTTCCCGACTTCACACTCAACGGAAGCCAGATTTCGTTTTTCACCACGTTGATCGCGATCACGCTCTACATCGGAGTATCGTTGCTGACCTGCCGTCAGGACTTCCCGATCAACAAAATGCTCCACCGGGATGAACTGCCGCTCGATTCCGAGGGACGACCGATCATCCAGAAACGTCCATGGACGCTGGGACGAATCATCGGCTTTGATGCCAACTTTACCAAGGGCGACAAGTGGATCGCGGGCGGCCTGTTCGGCTGGAGCATACTCTGGCTGTTTGTAATGCTGGCGGGCACTGCTTGGAACATCATCGGATACGCTGGCTGGATGCCTGGGATCAAACCTTGGTCGAACGACCTTTGGTTGTCCTACTGGCATGTGACTGCCATCGGACTCTCCATCGTCATGACGGTGGTTACCGGCATCTGGTTTACGTGGGGCGGCATTCACGATATACGCGCGCTCTTCCGGTCGCTGAAGACTTACAAGGTGGATGATTCGGATAACGGCACGGTGAAGCAGCACAAGCCGTATTGA
- a CDS encoding cellulase family glycosylhydrolase, with the protein MKPRLLSALLLLLPIAAIPASLFAATPDSAAPVVINGRNPLDGPFLGFGAEWDSMAYRHYKMNDEDFSLIRSRLEWMKMPVVRTMMLSNWCYFGEDRYDFESSAMQMLYRQLDICEELGIKVLLTDWGLNDTWMKTPGLSGVSDPKYAEIIGAYLDHLLNVKKYTCIQQFIFMNEPEWMGYTKSTGLNNTQARDTWHQGFKNVISVLEKRGLRNRLMISGPDQSGNQYDWLKHMLLNAPGELDAYEIHLYANQRRQHPTIRESADKGFVRDYLREVWSMVRQNDPDKSKPLILGEAGFAVFPPDVPQGEQFSGRNNALHQDWQYGLYMTQYAIQSVEAGTWSVLAWMLDDSSHFNFTWGMWGNKTDGSRPKPWFYTWALLTRAFPPDSTFSLLKGLPAGVEGIAARLPAAKDTPSAGWSVVLTNTADTPATVNLSLPEGSSASLARYLYAEGSAKTDANGFPSPVETITASVGEPLPIELPARSVTFFIPASLSASK; encoded by the coding sequence ATGAAACCCCGTCTTCTTTCCGCACTTCTTCTCCTCCTGCCAATCGCCGCCATCCCCGCAAGTCTGTTTGCCGCCACACCGGACTCAGCCGCGCCGGTTGTCATCAACGGCCGAAATCCACTGGACGGCCCGTTCCTCGGCTTCGGTGCTGAGTGGGATTCGATGGCCTATCGTCACTATAAGATGAACGATGAGGACTTTTCGCTCATCCGCAGCCGTCTCGAGTGGATGAAGATGCCGGTCGTCCGCACGATGATGCTATCCAACTGGTGCTACTTCGGGGAAGATCGCTACGACTTCGAGTCCTCTGCCATGCAGATGCTCTACCGGCAGCTGGATATCTGCGAAGAGCTCGGCATCAAAGTGCTTCTCACCGATTGGGGATTGAACGACACGTGGATGAAGACGCCTGGATTGTCCGGCGTATCCGATCCCAAATACGCCGAGATCATCGGCGCCTATCTGGATCACCTGCTCAACGTCAAAAAATACACCTGCATCCAGCAGTTCATTTTTATGAATGAACCCGAATGGATGGGTTACACCAAGTCCACCGGCTTGAACAACACCCAGGCACGGGACACCTGGCATCAGGGATTCAAGAATGTTATCTCGGTCTTGGAAAAGCGCGGCCTGCGCAACCGGCTCATGATTTCGGGACCGGACCAATCAGGAAATCAATACGACTGGCTCAAGCACATGTTGCTTAACGCACCCGGGGAACTCGATGCCTACGAGATCCACCTCTACGCCAACCAGCGCCGACAACACCCGACCATCCGCGAATCCGCCGACAAAGGATTTGTTCGGGACTACCTGCGCGAAGTGTGGAGCATGGTCCGTCAGAACGATCCCGATAAATCCAAACCCCTGATTCTGGGTGAAGCGGGTTTCGCCGTGTTCCCGCCGGACGTTCCTCAAGGTGAGCAATTCAGCGGTCGCAACAACGCCCTGCACCAAGACTGGCAATACGGTCTCTACATGACTCAGTATGCCATCCAGTCCGTCGAGGCCGGCACCTGGAGTGTGCTGGCATGGATGCTCGATGACAGTTCGCACTTCAACTTCACCTGGGGCATGTGGGGCAACAAGACCGACGGCTCCCGTCCCAAACCGTGGTTCTATACGTGGGCATTGCTCACCCGCGCATTTCCGCCCGACAGCACTTTTTCGCTGCTCAAGGGTCTGCCTGCCGGCGTCGAAGGTATCGCGGCCCGCTTGCCCGCGGCAAAAGACACGCCATCCGCCGGCTGGTCCGTTGTGCTGACCAACACGGCTGATACGCCGGCGACCGTCAATTTGTCGCTGCCCGAAGGCTCGTCGGCTTCGCTGGCCCGCTACCTTTATGCGGAAGGCTCCGCCAAGACGGATGCCAACGGCTTCCCCTCACCCGTCGAAACGATCACCGCCTCGGTTGGCGAGCCACTGCCGATTGAACTGCCCGCGCGCAGCGTCACGTTTTTCATTCCTGCATCCCTGTCCGCCTCGAAGTGA
- a CDS encoding beta-glucosidase: protein MKTTLSSSQQVDDIVAQLTFEEKISLLAGSDTWHFGGVPRLGIPPLRVADCGHGITFVDEGAPATTCLPTGIGMGATWDAALIRRAGGLLGRECRATGIGILLGPMVNLQRLPVGGRNFETYSEDTFLTAVLGTAMIMGIQDTGTGACAKHIACYGQTKFSHKHSVEVDERTLHELYLRHFDYIVRHANPAAMMTSYNRVNGEDTAAHNHLIREFVRDTLGYDGLVLSDWGGVHGPEVIAAGLDLEMPGPPKHVTAESMYAQIASGALTEDEIDEHAARVLRTNLRHAIRPDQPAELDSPAHRQLAREVAESSITLLKNEDDFLPLNPHRLRRVAVIGPNAATARLGGSGSASVTPSYSISPLAGLRQRLGPEIEVVYAEGSPSHGKGRPVDQGFAHSTSDGSGGNGLSVEFFNNITLDGAPVCRSITSQINYAWGWAAPATGVRRGHFGVRFSGELNAPDREGLETLHLLYESGGARVWIDGELVHDNWDPAEHGLFENRYGAFIADIPIVFKRGVAVSVRIDFRQLASGSALRLEWPAVESHALQDEAVALARTADVVIVCAGLNNRFEGGGCDRATLTLPDGQDALIEAVAAANTNTVVVLNGATAMAMPWLDRVRAVLHAYYPGQEGGAALARILCGDVSPSGRLPITLPRRLEDVAGMAFYPGDERHMVFGEGVFVGYRHFVSQQRVTPLFPFGYGLTYSKFDYANLILSKRELSAGGDFEVSIQLTNVGRCTASEVVQLYVGAVNPSVSRPKWELRGFDKVTLAPGESRRVRFSVSPEDAAFYFTQERGWTTSNGDYRVRVGPDCMCGMEAEFTYGPRKALNKLSNP, encoded by the coding sequence GTGAAAACCACTCTTTCATCGTCCCAACAAGTCGACGACATCGTCGCCCAGCTCACTTTTGAAGAAAAGATTTCGCTTCTGGCGGGAAGCGACACCTGGCATTTCGGCGGGGTTCCGCGGCTGGGAATTCCTCCGCTGCGAGTCGCCGATTGCGGACATGGCATCACCTTCGTGGACGAAGGCGCCCCAGCGACAACCTGCCTGCCCACGGGGATAGGCATGGGCGCAACCTGGGACGCCGCGCTCATCCGGCGGGCGGGGGGATTACTCGGCCGCGAATGCCGCGCGACGGGCATCGGCATTCTGCTTGGCCCGATGGTCAATCTCCAACGACTGCCGGTGGGCGGGCGAAATTTCGAAACGTATTCGGAAGACACGTTTTTGACCGCCGTCCTCGGCACGGCAATGATCATGGGCATTCAGGACACGGGAACAGGCGCCTGCGCGAAACACATCGCCTGCTACGGTCAGACTAAGTTTTCCCACAAACACAGCGTGGAGGTCGATGAACGCACGCTGCACGAGCTGTATTTGCGACATTTCGATTACATCGTGCGGCACGCGAATCCTGCCGCGATGATGACCTCCTATAATCGGGTGAACGGCGAAGATACCGCCGCGCACAATCACCTCATTCGGGAATTCGTCCGCGACACGCTCGGCTACGACGGACTCGTTTTGTCGGACTGGGGTGGCGTGCACGGTCCCGAGGTGATTGCGGCGGGACTCGACTTGGAAATGCCTGGTCCGCCCAAGCACGTCACCGCGGAATCCATGTATGCGCAGATCGCTTCCGGCGCGCTAACCGAGGATGAAATCGATGAGCACGCGGCACGTGTTCTGAGGACGAATCTGCGCCATGCCATCAGACCGGATCAACCGGCGGAGCTGGATTCTCCGGCGCATCGTCAGCTCGCGCGAGAGGTGGCGGAGTCGTCGATTACGTTGCTAAAAAATGAAGACGACTTTCTTCCATTGAATCCCCACCGGTTGCGCCGCGTGGCAGTCATCGGACCTAACGCAGCCACCGCCCGGCTCGGTGGCAGCGGAAGCGCCTCCGTCACTCCCAGTTATTCTATCTCGCCGCTGGCCGGACTGCGCCAGCGACTTGGTCCGGAGATCGAGGTGGTTTATGCGGAGGGCAGTCCGTCTCATGGAAAGGGCCGTCCGGTGGATCAGGGATTTGCGCATAGCACTTCAGATGGTAGCGGGGGTAACGGCCTGAGCGTTGAGTTTTTTAATAACATCACGCTCGACGGGGCACCGGTGTGCCGGAGCATTACTTCGCAAATAAACTATGCGTGGGGTTGGGCTGCGCCGGCCACGGGGGTGCGACGCGGACATTTTGGCGTGCGATTTAGTGGCGAACTTAACGCTCCGGACCGTGAGGGGCTTGAGACTCTGCACTTGCTGTATGAATCCGGTGGAGCCCGCGTATGGATCGATGGTGAATTGGTGCACGATAACTGGGACCCGGCAGAGCACGGACTTTTTGAAAACCGTTACGGCGCATTTATCGCAGACATCCCGATCGTCTTCAAACGAGGCGTTGCCGTCTCGGTGCGTATCGATTTCCGCCAGCTTGCGTCAGGGTCTGCGTTGCGTTTGGAGTGGCCCGCCGTCGAAAGCCACGCGCTTCAGGATGAAGCAGTCGCGCTGGCGCGCACTGCGGACGTGGTTATCGTGTGCGCCGGCTTGAACAACCGCTTTGAGGGCGGAGGCTGTGACCGTGCAACGTTGACGCTTCCTGACGGGCAAGACGCACTAATCGAGGCAGTGGCGGCAGCAAACACCAATACAGTCGTGGTGCTGAACGGAGCCACCGCCATGGCGATGCCTTGGCTGGATCGAGTGCGCGCCGTGTTGCATGCCTATTATCCCGGCCAGGAAGGTGGCGCTGCGCTGGCGCGCATCCTGTGTGGCGATGTGTCCCCATCAGGACGTTTGCCGATCACGCTTCCTCGAAGACTGGAGGATGTGGCGGGCATGGCTTTTTATCCCGGAGATGAACGTCATATGGTTTTTGGTGAAGGAGTTTTTGTCGGTTACCGCCACTTTGTTTCGCAGCAGAGGGTCACTCCGCTTTTTCCATTTGGATACGGACTCACGTATTCAAAATTTGATTATGCCAACCTCATCCTTTCCAAGCGTGAGTTGTCAGCCGGAGGTGATTTCGAAGTCTCGATTCAACTCACCAACGTGGGGCGGTGCACCGCCTCCGAAGTCGTCCAGCTTTACGTGGGCGCGGTGAATCCTTCTGTGAGTAGGCCGAAGTGGGAATTGCGCGGCTTTGATAAGGTGACATTGGCTCCAGGAGAATCGCGCCGCGTGCGGTTCTCGGTGAGCCCTGAAGACGCGGCCTTTTATTTTACCCAAGAGCGTGGATGGACTACAAGTAACGGCGATTATCGCGTTCGAGTCGGACCGGACTGTATGTGTGGAATGGAGGCCGAGTTTACGTATGGACCTAGAAAAGCACTTAATAAGCTCTCAAATCCTTAA